From Triticum aestivum cultivar Chinese Spring chromosome 4A, IWGSC CS RefSeq v2.1, whole genome shotgun sequence, a single genomic window includes:
- the LOC123084889 gene encoding uncharacterized protein yields MWFIPAILPDGWAVYLFDMMRKQIIVLDPAVGPFGYSNRRVSMHEFVSNKLHAALFNCLHSFFSSWHCDSTNWGRTFPIIMREKNERDETGLGATFFARNFDGDRLQIPLTKETLASHSNLMFYELMRMQGNQTKAAHDSLEAIKGTFLVL; encoded by the exons ATG TGGTTCATCCCAGCAATTCTTCCAGATGGATGGGCTGTATATTTATTTGATATGATGCGGAAACAAATCATTGTGTTAGACCCAGCAGTTGGCCCATTTGGGTATAGCAATCGACGGGTCAGCATGCACGAGTTTGTAAGCAACAAACTGCATGCTGCCCTGTTCAACTGTCTACATAGTTTCTTCAGTTCTTGGCACTGTGATTCCACTAACTGGGGACGCACATTCCCGATCATAATGCGGGAAAAAAATGAGAG AGATGAAACTGGCTTGGGTGCTACTTTCTTTGCTAGGAATTTCGACGGTGACAGGCTACAAATCCCGCTGACCAAA GAGACGTTGGCATCACACAGCAACCTCATGTTTTACGAGCTGATGCGGATGCAAGGGAACCAAACCAAGGCGGCACACGATTCACTCGAAGCAATCAAAGGAACGTTCCTTGTTCTTTAG
- the LOC123081639 gene encoding uncharacterized protein, producing MTDIVTDLAAMSREAARSLMAVVVRNEGANKEHVPEAGQAARQGAAITTIESARGKEPVAPLEYDEPMVPDDEPEDKPMIEDVKGKGPAIQLPPRRCMRQTTMHEALGCGARDQVVPDMMHRGDTTMGEAVAPDLPEQRISTVTPLGNKRLALPGGGQQSNPLPLAVVPAMPPQPPAPHNYGFSPFELELHHFFYPDHVCMGLYETAEMLSEPSELSRTWFEHFNPTILRLDGHKIKYQFSLLGEMLYTRLDAWVRGWNERESRMMQEYTCQTGGVWFLLMFCYTWIASILPRHASSCWGCLLHQG from the exons ATGACAG ATATTGTCACCGATCTCGCAGCAATGTCACGTGAGGCGGCGCGTTCTCTCATGGCTGTTGTGGTCCGAAACGAGGGTGCAAATAAGGAACATG TGCCGGAAGCAGGCCAAGCTGCTCGTCAGGGCGCGGCCATTACAACCATCGAGTCTGCACGTGGAAAAG AGCCAGTGGCCCCGCTTGAGTATGATGAGCCTATGGTGCCTGATGACGAGCCGGAGGATAAGCCAATGATAGAAGATGTAAAAGGCAAAGGTCCTGCCATTCAAT TGCCTCCTCGTAGATGCATGAGACAGACTACCATGCATGAGGCCCTTGGCTGTGGTGCAAGGGATCAAGTGGTGCCTGATATGATGCATCGTGGAGATACCACCATGGGCGAAG CTGTTGCGCCGGACCTGCCAGAACAACGTATTTCTACAGTCACACCGCTAGGGAACAAGAGGCTTGCCTTACCTGGAGGTGGCCAGCAGAGTAACCCACTACCTCTAG CGGTTGTTCCAGCAATGCCACCCCAGCCACCTGCTCCACATAATTATGGCTTTTCGCCGTTTGAGCTGGAACTTCATCACTTCTTCTACCCAGACCACGTCTGCATGGGTTTATATGAGACGGCCGAAATGCTTAGCGAGCCGTCCGAACTTAGCAG GACTTGGTTCGAACACTTCAATCCTACTATCCTACGCCTGGATGGTCACAAGATCAAGTACCAGTTCAGTTTGCTTGGAGAAATGTTGTACACGAGACTCGATGCATGGGTGCGTGGGTGGAATGAGAGAGAGAGTAGGATGATGCAAGAGTACACCTGCCAAACTGGAGGGGTTTGGTTCCTCCTGATGTTCTG CTACACATGGATAGCATCGATACTGCCGAGACACGCGAGCTCTTGTTGGGGATGCTTGCTGCACCAAGGCTAG